CGTGCCGATGCCCCGAAGGGTCCCTCCCCGGCTTTGCTGGGAATCGTCGTCAATCCTGGCGCGTCGAGTCCGCTTCGAACATCGTTCTCCAGCTCTCTCCGTCCTCCGACATCTCCATCGTGCTTCGCATCGTTCCGGGCCCCGGGAACTCGTAGGTCAAACGGAAATGGCCCATCGCGTTGCGGCTGGTCATGACCAGCTTCGACCCCTCGAAGCTGCCCCGGAAGACGTCGGCGGGCATGCCCGTGCTGTCCCACCAGTAGAGGAGGTAGCATCTCTCGCTCTTGTCGTAGGTGAAAACGGAGTGGCCTTCGAACGTCGTCTTCCCTTCGCGTTCCTGGCCGTAATCGCCGGTCACGATGAAGCCGCCGAGCGCGATGCGGTTCTTGATGCGGCCCTCCGCCGTTCCTCCTTTCGGATCCCATTGGGAGGGATGCATTTTCTCCTTGCTTGTCCAACCCCCCGCCATCTGCTCCAACTTGCGATGCTCCGGGCCCGGCTTCGGCATTTCCATCGATTGCCCTCCTTCCAGGGTCCGGCCCCGTCCGTTCTGACGGAGCTCGTATCGTTCGTACGGAAGTACCGATTATAGTGTCCGAACGAACGCGCTCACAGTTTCCGCTGACCCGATGGAATTCGGCGACACGGGAGACCGGTCTTTCTGCAAGAACTTCCGAGGATTCATTCAGGAAGAAGCCTCGGAAGCGCAGCGCACGGGGAAATTCACCGAATTGGCGATGAAGCACAGATGATGCGCCCGTTCGTGCAGGCTCTCGAGGACCTCGGGAGCGACGGGCTCCTTCAGGACCGCGCTCGGGTGCAGCACGACCTCCTTGAAATGGCCGCCTCCGTCCTCCGTTTCGATCATCCTTCCCTCGGGTCGATCCTGATACGACGTCACGACGATTCCTGCGTCGGCGCAGAGGTGAAGAAACCAGAGCATGTGACAGGCGGAGAGAGCCGCCACGAGCAGCTCTTCCGGGTTGTAGCGGGACGCGTCGCCGCGAAAGGCGGGATCGGAGGATCCGGGCAGCACGGGCTTGCCGGGCGCGGAAATGCCGTGGGATCGGGAATAAGCCCGATAGCCGCTCGTCCCGGTCCCGAGGTTTCCCTCCCAGTCCACGGTCACGGAATACCGGTGCTCGGCCTGCTTCCCCATGGCTGCCTCCGATCCTTGGCGAAGGGATAGGTTATCATCGGCGACTCTTGAGAGGGGCGACATGGATCCGGGAGAGGCTCGCATCCTGGAAGCGCTCGACGCCGCGGTGAGGTCGAAAGCCGTCGAGTCGAAGCTCGACGCGATGGCCGTCCGCGTCGAGACGAAGCTGCGGGAGCGCGCCGGGGAGGTGCTGGCCTGGGAGCCGGTGCCGCTCAATCTGTATCCTGGTCCGCTTCCGAAAAGCATTCGATCGAGCTGGGTCTTCATCCTTCGGGCGGGCGCCGTCACCGGAGCCGAAAGGCATCCGAACAGTCGCCAGCGGATGATGTCGTATCGCGGCTCGGGGGATTTTCAGACCCGAACGGGGCCGGAATGGAGATCGCACTTTCTCAAGAGCGACGCTGCGCTTCCTCTCGAAAAGCGGTGGATCTCCATTCCTCCCCTCGTCTGGCACCAGGCGGTCGTGCCGCCGGAGAACTGGGTCGTGGTTTCATTCCACACCGCTTCGGAGGAGGATCTGATCGAGGAGCGGCCCTCGGAGAACGACTCCACCGTGCGGCGGAAGTATTCCGAAGAAGCGTAGCCTCAAGAAGCCGCGATCGCCCCCGCGGCTCCGGCCTCCGCGACAACCTGGTCGTTCTCCACGGTGCTGCCGGAGACCCCGATCGCGCCGAGGATCTCCCCCGAGGAGGTCTTGACCGGAACCCCGCCGGGAAATGAAATCAATCCCGCATTCGAATGCTCGATGCCATACAGGGAGCCTCCGGGCTGCGAGTACTTCCCGATCTCTCCCGTGTTCATGTCGAAGAACCGGGCCGTCCTGGCCTTCTTGATGGCGATGTCGATCGATCCCAGCCAGGCCCCGTCCATCCGGGCGAACGCCTTCAGGTTCGCGCCCGCGTCGACCACCGCGATGTCCATCTTCACGCCCAGCTCCTGGGACTTTCTCAACGCCGCGTCCACCGCCGCCCGCGCCTGCTTCAACGTAATCTCGCTCATGCCGTGCTCCTTGATAGGGGGAAATCATCGGTTCTATCGCGATCCTAATCGATCGTCGCGGATCATAGCTCCGTTTCTTCGGGCGGAGGACCAGCCGTCTAGCTGTCCTTCTTGGCCCGCAGGCCGGGGCCTCCCAAGCTTCCGGGAGACGGAGGGGCGCCGCCCGCTCCCGGTCCGGTCCCGGAGCCGCTGAGGAATCGCATCGCCGAAGCGGCCAGGCCGTCGAGGGCCGAGCTGCCGTGGCTCCCGCCCGTTACCCGGATGGCTTGCCGTGTGGGGGGGACTCGGGGGATCTCAGGGCCTCGATCCGCCATCCGAATTCCTCCACGAGCTTTTGGCTCCATCCCGTGTGCTCGAAGACGAGCCGGCCCGACTGGTCCACGAACCAGGTCGTGGGAAAACCGCGGACTCCGACGCGCCGGACGTAGCCGTCGTCGAGAAGCACCTTGAAATCGAACTTGTTCTTCTTCATCCATTCCCGGACCAAATCAGGATTGGGATCGTTGTCCAGCGTGAGGACGGCGACGCCTGGATCGTTCCGGTATTTCTCATGAAGCAGCTGGATCTCCGGCATCTCCCCGAGGCACCAGCCGCACCACAGGCCCCAGAAGTTGATGACGGCGATCTTGCCTCGCAGGTCCATCGAACCAACCTTCGTTCCGGCCAGGGCTCTCAAGCTGAAAGGGGGAATGATTTCCGGCTTGGCGACGCGGTCCGCGAGGATCCTCTCCTTCCGTTTCGCGCGATCCTCGATCCTGAACTTTTCCAGATAGGATTCGAACCCTTCCGCGCTGCCGTACCGCCGGACGTACAGGTCCTTGATCGCCTTCTCGGAGGGATTCGGCCCGGGGGTCTGGACGGCCATTCCCCGGACATAGAAGCCCTCGGCCTTCGGAAGATCTCCGGCCGACTCGAAAAGCCGGCCCAGATGAAAGAGGGTCTCCATCCGTCCGGGAGAGAGTTTCAAAGATCGCTGGAGGTCCTGCTCCGCTTCTTCCCGCCGCCCTTGGTTGAAGCGCACCCAGCCCAGGGCGTCCAGGAGCTGGCCCTCCATCATCTTCGCCCACTGCTTCTGGCTCTTACGGCTGTCGTAATGCCAGGTATGCTCCCGGTTGCGGGCCTCCCGGCGGTTTTCCTGAATTCCATCGAGCACGATGCGCTCCGCCTCGTTCAGGTGGGCCTTCCGGTCCGCCAGGACGACGGGCCCCCGCACCCGGAAAATTTGCTGGTTCGTCTTCTCGTGCTTCACCATCCCGTTCATCAACGCGAGGATTTCATCGGCGCTCGCCGTCGCATCGTCGCTCAGGGAAAGGAAGAGATTCCCATAGGCCTCTCCGAGCAGCGCGTCGGCGCGATGGCTCGGACGCCGGATGAAGTCGCGGAGCATCCGGCGATAGACAGCCACCTCCTTCGGGTTCTTCTTGCCTCCCGCTTCGGTGCGCTCTTCTTGCCGGCGCCAGCGGTTCACGAGAACCCATTCGGCCTGGAGGCCGTCCGGTTCGAGTCGCAGAACGCGATCTTCCATTTTACGTTGCTGCTCCTTCAGGCCAAGCTCCCCGTATTCGTTCGCGATACCTTGCACCACCTCCGGATTGTCTCCACGCTCTTTGAGCAGGAAGCGAATGTCCGATTCGATCTCGGCTCGTTTCTGTTCGGGCTTCCGGTCGGACCTTCCCCGGATGGCTCGCCACTTGAGAGCGTAAAGCGGGGCGGACAGAGGGCTGAGGCGGACCGCTTTCCTGAGAAGAGGATAGGCCTCTTCGGCGCGGTTCGCGAAGAGCAGGGACTCGCCCGCCCGCGCGTGCGCGTTCACGTTGGTGGGATCGATCCGGCGCGCCTCGCTGAAGGCCTCCAGCGCCTGCCTTTCCAGGATCGGATCGGTCTTTTCGCCTTGCGAGGCCGCGCGTCGATAGGCGACGGCCCGCACGACCAGAAGCTCGGCCGGATTGGGAACCTTGCTTTGCACACTATCGAGGAATGCGAGGGCCGTCGACAACGGGCCTTCCGAGGCAAGAACCGAGGCTCGCAGCCATAGGAAGTCGGGGTGCGTCTTCGCGAGAGAGAGCGCCTTCTGACTCGTCCGGAGAGCCTCGCGGCTGCGATCGGCGTTGCGCTGAAGCGCGCCGGTCAGGGCGAACCAGCCCCACGGGTCGCCGGGATGTTCGGTAATCAGCTTCTCCGCCCGGGGCACCGCATCGCCGCCCAGCCAAAGTCGCGATTGGTGCATCAAGCTCCAGGCCAGCACCTCCGTCGATCCCGGAAACCTGGCCGCCAGCCTCTTTTCCTCCGTCCGCCCCCCTTCGAAATCCTGGGCGAAGTACATCGTCCTCAGCTTCCTCGCCGCCTCCTCGGCCGTCGCCTTCTCCGCCGGTTTGCGGGGAAGGCGCGATCCTTCCGCCGCCGCCGGGAGGGCGCCGAGGGCGAGAAGCGCCACGCACAACGCCGTTTCGATTCGCAGGCTTCTTCCAAACATCACTATCTTCTCCGTTTTCGGCCGGCAAGGGCAGGCAGCCGATCGAGGGGTCGTCTCGCGGTTCTTCCAGGGGCGGATCGTACCATCAGGAGCTCTCGCGCACACTCTCCCCCGGTCTCAGCAGCCCCCTTTCGACTCCTGTATCATGGGGCGGGTGCGCGAAGGAGCCTGTCGCTTTCCTCAATCCGGGAGGTTCACGTGAATCGCTGCGCGTCGATCGTGTGCCTGTTCGCTCTCTGTTCCCTTGGAGGTCTTCTCACTCCGATCGTCGCGGCGGATCCGACGACCGCCGCGACGCCGAATGAGCTGGTCGCCACTTATCGCTCCTTGGCCGATGCGATCCTGGCCGCGAAGCAAACCGAGTCGAACCTCGTCCTGTCGATCCTGGCGACGACCCACGGACACGCGCAAGCGGCCATGGCGGAAGCGCGGGCGAAGATGAAAGCGCATCAGCCCGCCAAGGCCGCGGTGGAGAAGCTCGCGGCCCTGGTCTCCCAGCTGGGGAACGAAGGAGACGGGTCGGTGGCCGCGGTGCGCAAGAAGCTGCTGGAAGGCGGGCACCATCATCACGCCAGCGCGGAACAGCAGGGAATCTACGACGAAGGGTTCGTGATCGTCACCCGGGTGACTAAGAAGGCGTTCCTGGAGGCCGCGGGGAACATCGGGAAAATGGGCCAGGCGCCGAATCCGGCCGGTCTGGAGGCGGAATGGCAGAAAGTCGAAAAGCAGTACGCGGATCTCACGGCGAAGACCCATCCCTGAAATCCCTGGCCTCCCTGCCTTCCTGATCTCCCCCGTGCCCGGCACGCGGGCCGAGGCCTGTCGGACATGAAGCGTGGCATCCTGGGCGTCACCGCGCCGGCCGCGGCGATTTTCGCCTTCGGCCTGGCCTGTCGCGGGAATCCGTCCGCGACGTCCGCTTCCGGCTCGGCGGCGCCGGAGTCACCCGCGCCGCGGTCCGCCTCTCATTTTCACTTCGAAGACGTGGCCCGGCAGGCGGGCATGACCCGCGTCCTGCTGGCGGGCCGGCCCGGGAAGGATCATCTTCTCGATTCCTCCGGCGGCGGGGCGGCGTGGCTCGATTTCGATCGCGACGGCTGGTTGGACGCCTACCTGGTCAACGGCTGGAGGCTCGCAGGCGACAAGGTCCTGGAGAAGGGGCGCAACGCGCTTTACCGGAACCGGGGCGACGGCACGTTCGAGGACGTGACCGATCGCGCGCGGGTGACCGGGGAGAGGCTCTGGGGAAGCGGCGTGGCCGTGGCCGATTACGACAACGACGGCTGGCCGGATATCCTGGTCACCAACTTCGGCCCCAACCTTTTGTATCGGAACCGGGGCGACGGGACCTTCGAGAACGTAGCCGGCCGGGCGGGAATCGAGGCGCCGGGGTGGAACACGGGCGCCGCTTTCTTCGATGCAGACGGCGACGGAGATCTGGACCTTTATGTCGCGGCCTACGTCGATTGCACCTTGGAGGAGGTTCTCGCGGCAAGGCCGACGCTGGACTGGAAAGGGGTCGAGAAGGTGGCGCTCGGCCCCTTCGGCCTGCCCGGAGCGCCCGATCATTTCTTCCTCTCCGACGGAAGAGGAAGCTTCCGCGAAGCGACCCGTGAAGCGGGGTTGGAGGATCGCGCGCTGGGCTACGGCTTCGGCGTGCGGGCGGCCGATTTCGACGGCGATGGCGACGCCGATCTCTACGTCGCGAACGACTCGGATCCGAACTATCTCTACCGCAACGAGGGAAACGGGAGGTTCCAGGAAGTGGGAACCTGGTCCGGCGCCGCGCTCGGCGCCAACGGGGCCGCCCAGGCCGGCATGGGCGTGACGGCCGGGGACGCGAACGGCGACGGCTTCCTCGACCTCTTCGTGACGAACTTCGCCGAGGACTACAGCACTCTCTATCGCGGAGACGGCAAGGGGTTCTTCGAGGACGCCAGCGAAGCGTCGGGGGTCGCTCGGCCGACGTTCCAGCCCCTGTCCTGGGGGACCGTCTTCGCGGATCTCGATTGCGACGGCGACGAGGATCTCGTCGTCGCGAATGGGCACATCTATCCGCAGGTGGACAAGCATCCGGAATTCGGCGCCCGTTACGGCCAGACCAACCTGCTTCTCGAAAACCAGGGTGGAGGGCACTTCGAGGACGCCACGGCGCGCGCCGGAGCCGGCTTCCGGGCGGCCCTTTCGAGTCGCGGACTCGCGGCGGGCGATTACGACAACGACGGCGATCTCGATCTTCTGATCAGCAATCTCGACGCGCCGCCGACGCTGCTGCGCAACGACTCTCCGAAAGGCTCGTGGATCACACTTGTGCTGGAGGCACCCCGCGGAGAGACCGTCATCGGGGCGCAGATCTCGGCGAAGGCGGGAGGCCGAACCTTGATTCGGGATCTCGCCAGCGGGGAGTCCTTCCTTTCGGCGCACGACCCGCGAGTTCACATCGGTTTGGGCAACGCGAACCAGGTGGATCGCTTGGAGGTGCGGTGGCCGGATGGCGGGCGGACAATCCTCGCCAAGGTGGAAGCCCGCCGTTTCCTTGCCCTAAGAAAGGGAAGATAGCGCTGACCGCAGCGGCTCGCGATCCGATGCTGCTTCAAGGATTCTCTGAACGGGCCCTGTCGGCGTCGCCGATGCATTACATTCGTTGGAGCCGTGCCGACTTGCCCCCGGAGTCCGGGCGATGAGACGGACGGCCTACGCGTCGATCGCGACGTGGCGCGGCTGCGCGGCGACGCGCGCCAGCCACGCGCGCAGGGCGGGGTAGCGGCCAAGGTCGAAGCCTCCCTCCCCGGCGACGTGCGTGTAGGCGTAGAGGGAGATGTCGGCGATCGTGTAGCGCTCGCCGACGAGGAAGGAGCGGCGGGCCAAGTGCCGCTCCATCGCGTCGAGCACGCGATGCCCTGCGGCTTGCTTGGCCTCGAGCTGCGCGGGATCGTACCGGACGCCCTTCGTGAGCCAGAACCGGGCCACCGCAATGTTGGGCTCGTGATCGTACTGCTCGAAGAACTGCCACTGAAGGACCTGCGCGCGCTCGTAGGGCTCGGTCGGGACGTACTGCGTGCCGTCGGCGAAATACCAGAGAATCGCGTTGGACTCGGCGAGCGGCCGTCCGTCGTCGAGCACGAGCGTGGGGACTCGGAGGGAGGGATTCGCCTCTCCGATCACTTCCCGGCGGTTGGATCGATCGGTGACGCTCATCTCGACCCGCTCGTACGCGATCCCGAGCTGGGCGAAAAGGAGACGCACTTTGTAACAGTTGCCGGAAGGCTGTGAGTCATAGAGGCGCATCACGCCTCCTTTTCGCCCGGTCCCGGGGTCATGAGACAGGTTCCATTTCGGCGCGCCGGCCCTCGCGCCGGGGGGAGAGACGCGGGCGCCTACCGCGGGGCGCACTCGGGACATCGCGGTCCAGTCGTGCAGTGCGGCTCTCCGGTGGCGCAGCTGGGACAGCAGATCCTGTTGGCGGAGCACTGGTGCGTGCCGCACGTGACGCCTTCGGTCTGCGCGGAGTTGGCCGGCGCGTGCGAGGCCGGGACCACCATCCAGGCCGCGGCCGCCGCGGCGACGATCAGAAGACCCACAGCTCCCCAGGTTTTCAGCATGAGGCACCTCCCGTCAGAAACGGTTGAGAGAAGGATTGCGCGCGGGCGTCCGGCGCGAAGCCGCCCGCCCGCGATGCCATTGGGTTTTGGAGTCTACCACGAAGGCCGCGCGAGGGTGCCGCCGAATTCCTGCCGCCCGCCGTAAGCGCGCGCCTCAGGGTTGGGAGCCGAGCCGCGATTTTGCCTCGGCGAGCTTCTCCAGAAATCCGTCGAGATCCACCCCGTGCAGCCTGCATGCCTCGCCGAAGCTCACTTGGCCGGGCTACGGTGCGCCGGAGAACCGGGTTCGACAGCGCGCGGAAGCCCTGATTCACGACCGGCAGGAGCTCTGGATAGGCGGCCAGCCGATCGCCCACTCTCGTGCCGGCGGCCACCGCCGGGAGTCCCTTCATGTCCGGCTCGCCCGCCGACCAGCGCGACCGCCGGCCCCCGATCCGGCTGGAGGCCGATCAAACCGCGGGACGGGCCTCGCTCAATGCCTTCTCGATGGCGGCGAGCAGCTCTTCCGGCTTGAAGGGTTTCAGCAGGTAGGCGGCCACTCCCGCCTCCTTCGCCTTGCTCAGGTCTTCCGGCGATTTCCGCGCGGTCAGGAAGATGATCGGAATGGTCATGGTCCGGATGCTCGCCTTCAATCGCCGAACGATCGTGTGCCCGTCTCCTCCCGGCATGCCGATGTCCAGGAGGATCACGGCGGGCTGATCCCGAATGGCCATCTGCATCGCGCGAATTCCGTCCGCCGCCGCCAGGACTTCATAGCCGGCGGCCTTCAAGCGCAATCCCAGCGCCCGAATGAGATCGGGCTCGTCGTCCACGATCATGACTCGTGCTGGACTCATGGTTCCTCCGAGGGCGCGTGGGCCGCTTGACTTGGTTGCTGAATCCGCGGCGGAAATCCGAACAACGCGGCGACCTTCTGCTCGAATCGATCGATCGGGAAGGGTTTGGCCAGCGAATCGTCGCAGCCCAGGCGAACCATC
This sequence is a window from Candidatus Polarisedimenticolia bacterium. Protein-coding genes within it:
- a CDS encoding response regulator yields the protein MSPARVMIVDDEPDLIRALGLRLKAAGYEVLAAADGIRAMQMAIRDQPAVILLDIGMPGGDGHTIVRRLKASIRTMTIPIIFLTARKSPEDLSKAKEAGVAAYLLKPFKPEELLAAIEKALSEARPAV
- a CDS encoding CRTAC1 family protein, encoding MKRGILGVTAPAAAIFAFGLACRGNPSATSASGSAAPESPAPRSASHFHFEDVARQAGMTRVLLAGRPGKDHLLDSSGGGAAWLDFDRDGWLDAYLVNGWRLAGDKVLEKGRNALYRNRGDGTFEDVTDRARVTGERLWGSGVAVADYDNDGWPDILVTNFGPNLLYRNRGDGTFENVAGRAGIEAPGWNTGAAFFDADGDGDLDLYVAAYVDCTLEEVLAARPTLDWKGVEKVALGPFGLPGAPDHFFLSDGRGSFREATREAGLEDRALGYGFGVRAADFDGDGDADLYVANDSDPNYLYRNEGNGRFQEVGTWSGAALGANGAAQAGMGVTAGDANGDGFLDLFVTNFAEDYSTLYRGDGKGFFEDASEASGVARPTFQPLSWGTVFADLDCDGDEDLVVANGHIYPQVDKHPEFGARYGQTNLLLENQGGGHFEDATARAGAGFRAALSSRGLAAGDYDNDGDLDLLISNLDAPPTLLRNDSPKGSWITLVLEAPRGETVIGAQISAKAGGRTLIRDLASGESFLSAHDPRVHIGLGNANQVDRLEVRWPDGGRTILAKVEARRFLALRKGR
- a CDS encoding OsmC family protein produces the protein MGKQAEHRYSVTVDWEGNLGTGTSGYRAYSRSHGISAPGKPVLPGSSDPAFRGDASRYNPEELLVAALSACHMLWFLHLCADAGIVVTSYQDRPEGRMIETEDGGGHFKEVVLHPSAVLKEPVAPEVLESLHERAHHLCFIANSVNFPVRCASEASS
- a CDS encoding glutathione S-transferase family protein; translation: MRLYDSQPSGNCYKVRLLFAQLGIAYERVEMSVTDRSNRREVIGEANPSLRVPTLVLDDGRPLAESNAILWYFADGTQYVPTEPYERAQVLQWQFFEQYDHEPNIAVARFWLTKGVRYDPAQLEAKQAAGHRVLDAMERHLARRSFLVGERYTIADISLYAYTHVAGEGGFDLGRYPALRAWLARVAAQPRHVAIDA
- a CDS encoding redoxin domain-containing protein, giving the protein MFGRSLRIETALCVALLALGALPAAAEGSRLPRKPAEKATAEEAARKLRTMYFAQDFEGGRTEEKRLAARFPGSTEVLAWSLMHQSRLWLGGDAVPRAEKLITEHPGDPWGWFALTGALQRNADRSREALRTSQKALSLAKTHPDFLWLRASVLASEGPLSTALAFLDSVQSKVPNPAELLVVRAVAYRRAASQGEKTDPILERQALEAFSEARRIDPTNVNAHARAGESLLFANRAEEAYPLLRKAVRLSPLSAPLYALKWRAIRGRSDRKPEQKRAEIESDIRFLLKERGDNPEVVQGIANEYGELGLKEQQRKMEDRVLRLEPDGLQAEWVLVNRWRRQEERTEAGGKKNPKEVAVYRRMLRDFIRRPSHRADALLGEAYGNLFLSLSDDATASADEILALMNGMVKHEKTNQQIFRVRGPVVLADRKAHLNEAERIVLDGIQENRREARNREHTWHYDSRKSQKQWAKMMEGQLLDALGWVRFNQGRREEAEQDLQRSLKLSPGRMETLFHLGRLFESAGDLPKAEGFYVRGMAVQTPGPNPSEKAIKDLYVRRYGSAEGFESYLEKFRIEDRAKRKERILADRVAKPEIIPPFSLRALAGTKVGSMDLRGKIAVINFWGLWCGWCLGEMPEIQLLHEKYRNDPGVAVLTLDNDPNPDLVREWMKKNKFDFKVLLDDGYVRRVGVRGFPTTWFVDQSGRLVFEHTGWSQKLVEEFGWRIEALRSPESPPHGKPSG
- a CDS encoding DUF1579 family protein, whose product is MEMPKPGPEHRKLEQMAGGWTSKEKMHPSQWDPKGGTAEGRIKNRIALGGFIVTGDYGQEREGKTTFEGHSVFTYDKSERCYLLYWWDSTGMPADVFRGSFEGSKLVMTSRNAMGHFRLTYEFPGPGTMRSTMEMSEDGESWRTMFEADSTRQD
- a CDS encoding heme-binding protein, with the translated sequence MSEITLKQARAAVDAALRKSQELGVKMDIAVVDAGANLKAFARMDGAWLGSIDIAIKKARTARFFDMNTGEIGKYSQPGGSLYGIEHSNAGLISFPGGVPVKTSSGEILGAIGVSGSTVENDQVVAEAGAAGAIAAS